The following coding sequences are from one Panthera leo isolate Ple1 chromosome E1, P.leo_Ple1_pat1.1, whole genome shotgun sequence window:
- the TMEM97 gene encoding sigma intracellular receptor 2 produces MGALGVRRGLEWLLGLYFLSHVPISLLLDLQVVLPRELYPVELRNLLKWYAKEFRDPLLQEPPAWFKSFLFCELVLQLPFFPIAAYAFFKGGCRWIRTPAIIYSVHTMTTLIPILSTLLFEDFSKASGFKGQGPKTFHERLTLVSVYAPYFLIPLMLLLFMLRSPYYKYEEKRKKK; encoded by the exons ATGGGGGCTCTGGGCGTCCGGCGCGGTCTGGAGTGGCTGCTGGGCCTCTACTTCCTCTCCcatgtccccatctctctgctcttGGACCTGCAGGTGGTGTTGCCGCGCGAACTCTACCCCGTCGAG TTGAGAAACCTGCTGAAGTGGTACGCCAAGGAGTTCAGAGACCCTCTGCTACAGGAACCCCCAGCGTGGTTTAAGTCCTTCCTGTTTTGCGAGCTCGTGTTGCAGCTGCCTTTCTTCCCCATAGCAGCCTATGCCTTCTTCAAAG GAGGCTGCCGGTGGATCCGCACCCCTGCAATCATCTACTCCGTTCACACCATGACAACTTTAATTCCAATTCTCTCCACATTGCTATTTGAGGATTTCTCCAAAGCCAGCGGTTTCAAAGGACAAGGACCTAAGACTTTCCACGAACGACTAACCCTCGTATCTGTCTATGCCCCCTACTTTCTCATCCCTCTTATGCTTCTGCTTTTCATGTTACGGAGCCCCTACTACAAGtatgaggagaaaagaaagaagaaatga